One genomic region from Coregonus clupeaformis isolate EN_2021a unplaced genomic scaffold, ASM2061545v1 scaf0013, whole genome shotgun sequence encodes:
- the LOC121546272 gene encoding SLIT-ROBO Rho GTPase-activating protein 1 isoform X1 has translation MSNLVRSKKDKEIIAEYESQVKDVRAHLVEQQRCLEQQTEMRVQLLQDLQDFFRKKAEIETEYSRNLEKLAERFMAKTRSTKDHQQYKKDQNLLSPVNCWYLLLNQVRRESKDHATLSDLYLNNVITRLTHISDDSARLLKRSKEITFQLQEDLMKLLNELYTVMKTYHMYHGETLNAETKLRDAERQVGPGGGVEPLFGMRIEERHQRRNAARKMEKMREKRKAKYSENKLKSLKARNEYLLTMEATNSSVFKYYIHDLPDIIDCCDLGYHSSLSRALKTYLSAELSLEASRRTGLEVLEGAVEGLDPARDRQRLLGLYPTAFCPPPCFSFQPHMGDPVTQIAAQPQVQAELTSRLQQLQSRLSTLKIENEEVKKTWGATLTTLQDMTVLDDYDVSQSFTHSPSSESVKSSVSDGYLNKPSLAKRRANQQETELFYFTKFREYLEGSNLISKLQAKHDLLKKAMAEGYIADTLTTSRGRKNSHSKHQDSTKAIPLLVESCIRYINLHGLQHQGIFRVSGSQVEVNDIKNSFERGNDPLIDEENNHDINSVAGVLKLYFRGLENPLFPKERFNDLISCVCIESLYDRAQCIRKILLGVPRATLVVMRYLFAFLNHLSQYSDENMMDAGNLAIVFGPTLLPTPDALDQVACQAHVNEVIKTVILHHDNIFPDPPELPGPIYEKCMTGDQYCESPFSEPGGEAEPDGGTETQTSEEEGEAVEAVARYDYTGRSGRELSFKKGVTLQLFQRASHDWWEGRLNGTHGLVPHQYITLKDRPDSASTVDSDSGSTSNDDKRARRELSSPADRQPETYNSSHRRKRTDIFRRPLGLSKDHGNGGVLERNSPPVSGHFSPRELLLGRGTGLTPPLDSPERRRRSTAVVTVTVSRQDTLRRPEDTPIRRSSSGQHGFSSRTLDPDTLAQDIEESVSVALGQLRQLERGGCRPAPDVVLDTLEQVKNSPITACSSESPSPHSTPSTPGTPGTPSPLSPLSPLIPLPGPPPAPLRSTNPSPDTLGSFKPIAGAPLRMGAPLRPPALRPKPLVPPKSNTPPLPPLLDKSCTM, from the exons GTACTCCAGGAACCTGGAGAAACTAGCCGAGAGGTTCATGGCCAAGACACGCAGCACCAAGGACCACCAGCAGTACAA AAAGGACCAGAACTTGCTGTCTCCAGTTAACTGCTGGTACCTGCTGCTGAACCAG gtgaggagagagagtaagGACCACGCCACCCTCAGTGACCTCTACCTGAACAACGTCATCACCCGCCTCACCCACATCAGCGACGACTCTGCCCGCCTGCTCAAAAGA agtAAAGAGATCACCTTTCAGCTGCAGGAGGACTTGATGAAACTCCTTAATGAACTCTACACC GTGATGAAGACATACCACATGTACCATGGGGAGACGCTGAACGCGGAGACCAAGCTGAGGGATGCCGAGCGTCAGGTGGGGCCTGGAGGGGGGGTGGAGCCGTTATTCGGCATGCGTATAGAGGAACGTCACCAGAGACGCAACGCCGCCCGCAAGATGGAGAAGATGAGGGAGAAG AGGAAGGCTAAGTACTCTGAGAACAAGCTGAAGTCTCTGAAGGCCAGGAACGAGTACCTGCTGACGATGGAGGCCACCAACTCCTCCGTGTTCAAATACTACATCCACGACCTGCCCGATATCATAGac tgttgTGACCTGGGGTACCACTCCAGTCTGAGTCGTGCGTTGAAGACCTACCTGTCTGCAGAGCTGAGTCTGGAGGCCTCCAGGCGGACAGGGTTGGAGGTACTGGAGGGGGCCGTGGAAGGCCTGGATCCTGCCCGAGACAGACAGCGCCTGCTGGGCCTCTACCCCACCGCCTTCTGCCCCCCACCATGCTTCAGCTTCCAGCCCCACATGGGGGACCCG GTGACCCAGATAGCCGCCCAGCCACAGGTGCAGGCAGAGCTCACATCTAGGCTGCAGCAGCTCCAGTCACGCCTCTCCACCCTGAAGATAGAGAACGAGGAG GTGAAGAAGACATGGGGGGCCACTCTCACCACCCTTCAGGACATGACAGTGCTGGATGACTATGACGTTTCCCAGAGTTTCACCCACAGCCCCTCTTCAGAGTCAGTCAAGTCGAGCGTGTCGGACGGCTACCTAAACAAACCCAGCCTCGCCAAGCGCCGTGCCAACCAACAGGAGACTGAGCTCTTCTACTTtaca AAGTTCCGTGAGTATCTGGAGGGCAGTAATCTGATCTCCAAACTACAGGCCAAACACGACCTACTGAAGAAAGCCATGGCCGAGG GGTATATAGCAGACACGCTGACTACCAG CCGTGGACGAAAGAACTCCCATAGCAAACACCAG GACTCGACTAAAGCCATTCCTCTGCTGGTGGAGAGCTGTATCCGCTACATCAACCTCCATG GTCTTCAGCACCAGGGCATATTCCGTGTGTCGGGGTCGCAGGTGGAGGTCAATGACATCAAGAACTCATttgagagag GTAACGACCCCCTGATTGACGAGGAGAATAACCATGACATCAACTCTGTGGCCGGTGTGCTGAAGCTCTACTTCCGGGGGCTGGAGAACCCCCTCTTTCCCAAGGAAAGGTTCAACGACCTCATTTCCTGTGTCT GTATAGAGAGCCTGTATGACAGAGCTCAGTGTATTCGTAAGATTCTGCTGGGTGTTCCACGGGCGACACTGGTCGTGATGAGATACCTGTTCGCCTTCCTCAACCA CTTATCCCAGTACAGCGATGAGAACATGATGGATGCTGGGAACCTGGCCATCGTCTTCGGCCCCACCCTGCTGCCCACGCCCGACGCCCTGGACCAGGTGGCCTGCCAGGCGCATGTTAATGAGGTCATCAAGACGGTCATCCTGCACCACGACAACATCTTCCCCGACCCCCCGGAGCTGCCTGGGCCAATCTATGAGAAGTGCATGACTGGAGACCAGTACTG cgaGAGTCCGTTCAGCGAGCCGGGTGGGGAGGCGGAGCCTGACGGCGGCACAGAGACCCAGACCAGTGAGGAGG agGGGGAAGCAGTAGAGGCGGTGGCCAGGTATGACTATACGGGCCGGTCGGGGCGGGAGCTCTCCTTTAAGAAGGGCGTGACCCTGCAGCTGTTCCAGCGTGCGTCACATGACTGGTGGGAGGGGCGACTCAACGGCACCCATGGCCTGGTGCCTCACCAGTACATAACACTGAAGGACAG GCCTGACTCTGCATCAACAGTGGACAGCGACAGTGGGAGCACTAGCAATGACGACAAGAGAGCCAGAAGGGAGCTGAGCTCTCCTGCTGACAGACAGCCAGAGACCTACAACAG CAGCCACCGCAGGAAGCGGACTGACATTTTCCGCCGCCCCCTCGGTCTCTCTAAAGACCATGGTAACGGGGGTGTGTTGGAGAGGAACTCACCGCCCGTCTCTGGTCACTTCAGCCCGCGGGAGCTCCTTCTGGGGCGGGGCACTGGCTTAACCCCGCCTCTCGACAGCCCCGAGCGTCGTCGCCGTTCCACTGCCGTGGTAACGGTTACCGTGAGCCGCCAAGATACGCTGCGTCGGCCTGAAGACACACCTATCCGGCGCTCCAGCAGCGGGCAGCACGGCTTCAGCTCCAGAACCCTAGACCCAGACACACtggcacag gACATAGAGGAGAGTGTGAGTGTGGCTCTGGGGCAGCTGAGGCAGTTGGAGCGTGGGGGCTGCAGACCGGCTCCTGACGTGGTCCTGGACACACTGGAGCAGGTTAAGAACAGCCCAATCACAGCCTGCTCCTCCGAGTCGCCCAGCCCCCACAGCACCCCCTCCACCCCAGGGACTCCTGGTACCCCTAGTCCCCTCAGCCCTCTGAGCCCCCTCATTCCCCTCCCCGGCCCCCCTCCTGCACCCCTCCGATCCACCAACCCTTCCCCTGACACCCTGGGCTCCTTCAAGCCCATAGCGGGAGCTCCACTCCGTATGGGGGCTCCGCTTCGCCCCCCAGCCCTGAGGCCCAAACCCCTGGTGCCCCCCAAGAGCAACACCCCACCTCTGCCCCCACTGCTGGACAAGTCCTGCACCATGTGA
- the LOC121546272 gene encoding SLIT-ROBO Rho GTPase-activating protein 1 isoform X2 gives MSNLVRSKKDKEIIAEYESQVKDVRAHLVEQQRCLEQQTEMRVQLLQDLQDFFRKKAEIETEYSRNLEKLAERFMAKTRSTKDHQQYKKDQNLLSPVNCWYLLLNQVRRESKDHATLSDLYLNNVITRLTHISDDSARLLKRSKEITFQLQEDLMKLLNELYTVMKTYHMYHGETLNAETKLRDAERQVGPGGGVEPLFGMRIEERHQRRNAARKMEKMREKRKAKYSENKLKSLKARNEYLLTMEATNSSVFKYYIHDLPDIIDCCDLGYHSSLSRALKTYLSAELSLEASRRTGLEVLEGAVEGLDPARDRQRLLGLYPTAFCPPPCFSFQPHMGDPVTQIAAQPQVQAELTSRLQQLQSRLSTLKIENEEVKKTWGATLTTLQDMTVLDDYDVSQSFTHSPSSESVKSSVSDGYLNKPSLAKRRANQQETELFYFTKFREYLEGSNLISKLQAKHDLLKKAMAEGYIADTLTTSRGRKNSHSKHQDSTKAIPLLVESCIRYINLHGLQHQGIFRVSGSQVEVNDIKNSFERGNDPLIDEENNHDINSVAGVLKLYFRGLENPLFPKERFNDLISCVCIESLYDRAQCIRKILLGVPRATLVVMRYLFAFLNHLSQYSDENMMDAGNLAIVFGPTLLPTPDALDQVACQAHVNEVIKTVILHHDNIFPDPPELPGPIYEKCMTGDQYCESPFSEPGGEAEPDGGTETQTSEEEGEAVEAVARYDYTGRSGRELSFKKGVTLQLFQRASHDWWEGRLNGTHGLVPHQYITLKDRPDSASTVDSDSGSTSNDDKRARRELSSPADRQPETYNSHRRKRTDIFRRPLGLSKDHGNGGVLERNSPPVSGHFSPRELLLGRGTGLTPPLDSPERRRRSTAVVTVTVSRQDTLRRPEDTPIRRSSSGQHGFSSRTLDPDTLAQDIEESVSVALGQLRQLERGGCRPAPDVVLDTLEQVKNSPITACSSESPSPHSTPSTPGTPGTPSPLSPLSPLIPLPGPPPAPLRSTNPSPDTLGSFKPIAGAPLRMGAPLRPPALRPKPLVPPKSNTPPLPPLLDKSCTM, from the exons GTACTCCAGGAACCTGGAGAAACTAGCCGAGAGGTTCATGGCCAAGACACGCAGCACCAAGGACCACCAGCAGTACAA AAAGGACCAGAACTTGCTGTCTCCAGTTAACTGCTGGTACCTGCTGCTGAACCAG gtgaggagagagagtaagGACCACGCCACCCTCAGTGACCTCTACCTGAACAACGTCATCACCCGCCTCACCCACATCAGCGACGACTCTGCCCGCCTGCTCAAAAGA agtAAAGAGATCACCTTTCAGCTGCAGGAGGACTTGATGAAACTCCTTAATGAACTCTACACC GTGATGAAGACATACCACATGTACCATGGGGAGACGCTGAACGCGGAGACCAAGCTGAGGGATGCCGAGCGTCAGGTGGGGCCTGGAGGGGGGGTGGAGCCGTTATTCGGCATGCGTATAGAGGAACGTCACCAGAGACGCAACGCCGCCCGCAAGATGGAGAAGATGAGGGAGAAG AGGAAGGCTAAGTACTCTGAGAACAAGCTGAAGTCTCTGAAGGCCAGGAACGAGTACCTGCTGACGATGGAGGCCACCAACTCCTCCGTGTTCAAATACTACATCCACGACCTGCCCGATATCATAGac tgttgTGACCTGGGGTACCACTCCAGTCTGAGTCGTGCGTTGAAGACCTACCTGTCTGCAGAGCTGAGTCTGGAGGCCTCCAGGCGGACAGGGTTGGAGGTACTGGAGGGGGCCGTGGAAGGCCTGGATCCTGCCCGAGACAGACAGCGCCTGCTGGGCCTCTACCCCACCGCCTTCTGCCCCCCACCATGCTTCAGCTTCCAGCCCCACATGGGGGACCCG GTGACCCAGATAGCCGCCCAGCCACAGGTGCAGGCAGAGCTCACATCTAGGCTGCAGCAGCTCCAGTCACGCCTCTCCACCCTGAAGATAGAGAACGAGGAG GTGAAGAAGACATGGGGGGCCACTCTCACCACCCTTCAGGACATGACAGTGCTGGATGACTATGACGTTTCCCAGAGTTTCACCCACAGCCCCTCTTCAGAGTCAGTCAAGTCGAGCGTGTCGGACGGCTACCTAAACAAACCCAGCCTCGCCAAGCGCCGTGCCAACCAACAGGAGACTGAGCTCTTCTACTTtaca AAGTTCCGTGAGTATCTGGAGGGCAGTAATCTGATCTCCAAACTACAGGCCAAACACGACCTACTGAAGAAAGCCATGGCCGAGG GGTATATAGCAGACACGCTGACTACCAG CCGTGGACGAAAGAACTCCCATAGCAAACACCAG GACTCGACTAAAGCCATTCCTCTGCTGGTGGAGAGCTGTATCCGCTACATCAACCTCCATG GTCTTCAGCACCAGGGCATATTCCGTGTGTCGGGGTCGCAGGTGGAGGTCAATGACATCAAGAACTCATttgagagag GTAACGACCCCCTGATTGACGAGGAGAATAACCATGACATCAACTCTGTGGCCGGTGTGCTGAAGCTCTACTTCCGGGGGCTGGAGAACCCCCTCTTTCCCAAGGAAAGGTTCAACGACCTCATTTCCTGTGTCT GTATAGAGAGCCTGTATGACAGAGCTCAGTGTATTCGTAAGATTCTGCTGGGTGTTCCACGGGCGACACTGGTCGTGATGAGATACCTGTTCGCCTTCCTCAACCA CTTATCCCAGTACAGCGATGAGAACATGATGGATGCTGGGAACCTGGCCATCGTCTTCGGCCCCACCCTGCTGCCCACGCCCGACGCCCTGGACCAGGTGGCCTGCCAGGCGCATGTTAATGAGGTCATCAAGACGGTCATCCTGCACCACGACAACATCTTCCCCGACCCCCCGGAGCTGCCTGGGCCAATCTATGAGAAGTGCATGACTGGAGACCAGTACTG cgaGAGTCCGTTCAGCGAGCCGGGTGGGGAGGCGGAGCCTGACGGCGGCACAGAGACCCAGACCAGTGAGGAGG agGGGGAAGCAGTAGAGGCGGTGGCCAGGTATGACTATACGGGCCGGTCGGGGCGGGAGCTCTCCTTTAAGAAGGGCGTGACCCTGCAGCTGTTCCAGCGTGCGTCACATGACTGGTGGGAGGGGCGACTCAACGGCACCCATGGCCTGGTGCCTCACCAGTACATAACACTGAAGGACAG GCCTGACTCTGCATCAACAGTGGACAGCGACAGTGGGAGCACTAGCAATGACGACAAGAGAGCCAGAAGGGAGCTGAGCTCTCCTGCTGACAGACAGCCAGAGACCTACAACAG CCACCGCAGGAAGCGGACTGACATTTTCCGCCGCCCCCTCGGTCTCTCTAAAGACCATGGTAACGGGGGTGTGTTGGAGAGGAACTCACCGCCCGTCTCTGGTCACTTCAGCCCGCGGGAGCTCCTTCTGGGGCGGGGCACTGGCTTAACCCCGCCTCTCGACAGCCCCGAGCGTCGTCGCCGTTCCACTGCCGTGGTAACGGTTACCGTGAGCCGCCAAGATACGCTGCGTCGGCCTGAAGACACACCTATCCGGCGCTCCAGCAGCGGGCAGCACGGCTTCAGCTCCAGAACCCTAGACCCAGACACACtggcacag gACATAGAGGAGAGTGTGAGTGTGGCTCTGGGGCAGCTGAGGCAGTTGGAGCGTGGGGGCTGCAGACCGGCTCCTGACGTGGTCCTGGACACACTGGAGCAGGTTAAGAACAGCCCAATCACAGCCTGCTCCTCCGAGTCGCCCAGCCCCCACAGCACCCCCTCCACCCCAGGGACTCCTGGTACCCCTAGTCCCCTCAGCCCTCTGAGCCCCCTCATTCCCCTCCCCGGCCCCCCTCCTGCACCCCTCCGATCCACCAACCCTTCCCCTGACACCCTGGGCTCCTTCAAGCCCATAGCGGGAGCTCCACTCCGTATGGGGGCTCCGCTTCGCCCCCCAGCCCTGAGGCCCAAACCCCTGGTGCCCCCCAAGAGCAACACCCCACCTCTGCCCCCACTGCTGGACAAGTCCTGCACCATGTGA
- the LOC121546273 gene encoding KICSTOR subunit 2, whose protein sequence is MMEAPCEEELRPVPRERAILESFFTQLGMFSFDRAKDYVEKEKDNSKSAGAIWAALLVAFAHLAAAEKAYHNMTFLGQKLGGQSFFSRKDSIRTIYTSLFNALRKVVTMGRHAQPGSAPYLEDLLSHLSEQLCHFTQARMEMADLYEKMHALGSQKNINSEELVTTLDAVLQKYSSRFHHPILGRLEGSFQTEVDVVTQLLRCQAQVSEWHFLPALLSLHGASSKLTAWGQLFQRQRETRKHLFGGQSQKAVQPPHLYLWLQRLQGALLAKFSFYFHEALSRQTASADMKALTARTVPDYHGKICSFIRKHDANNVSLVFDNRGLDSFQGHGYHHPHSYREVPKGVEQFPAVVSLPGGERPLTHWPNVIMMMGDREAELNTLDKVVHFYDDKVQSTYYLTRPESHFTLVVIFDGRKSEKDSHITAFLQEISGSLRNSKPFSTLKPGSKG, encoded by the exons ATGATGGAGGCTCCGTGCGAGGAGGAACTGCGGCCGGTGCCACGTGAACGGGCGATTCTGGAGAGTTTCTTCACGCAGCTCGGAATGTTCTCGTTTGACCGGGCGAAGGACTATGTGGAGAAAGAGAAGGACAACAGCAAGAGCGCAGGAGCCATCTGGGCCGCTCTCCTCGTCGCCTTCGCACACCTTGCCGCAGCGGAGAAGGCCTATCACAACATGACGTTCCTGGGACAAAAACTGG GCGGCCAGTCGTTCTTCAGCCGCAAGGACTCCATCCGCACCATCTACACCTCCCTGTTCAACGCGCTGAGGAAGGTGGTGACCATGGGGCGCCACGCCCAGCCAGGTTCCGCACCCTACCTGGAGGACCTGCTGTCTCACCTGTCGGAGCAGCTGTGCCACTTTACCCAGGCCCGTATGGAGATGGCTGACCTGTACGAGAAGATGCACGCGCTGGGCAGCCAGAAGAACATCAACTCAGAGGAGCTGGTCACCACCCTCGACGCAGTGCTGCAGAAATACAGCTCCAG GTTCCACCACCCCATCCTGGGCCGCTTGGAGGGGAGCTTCCAGACAGAGGTGGATGTGGTGACACAGCTGCTGCGCTGCCAGGCCCAGGTGTCAGAGTGGCACTTCCTGCCCGCCCTGCTCAGCCTGCATGGGGCTAGCTCTAAGCTCACCGCCTGGGGACAGCTCTTCCAACGCCAGAGGGAGACCCGCAAGCACCTGTTCGGAGGCCAGTCCCAGAAGGCAGTGCAGCCGCCCCACCTGTACTTGTGGCTGCAGCGCCTCCAGGGGGCGCTCCTGGCTAAATTCAGCTTCTACTTCCATGAGGCGCTGAGCCGTCAGACTGCGTCCGCAGACATGAAGGCCCTGACGGCACGCACGGTGCCCGATTACCACGGCAAGATCTGTTCGTTTATCCGCAAACACGATGCCAACAACGTGTCCCTGGTGTTCGACAACCGCGGCTTGGACAGCTTCCAGGGCCACGGCTACCACCACCCGCACTCGTACCGCGAGGTGCCCAAGGGGGTGGAGCAGTTCCCTGCTGTGGTGTCCCTTCCCGGGGGTGAACGGCCGCTCACGCACTGGCCCAACGTCATCATGATGATGGGCGACCGCGAGGCGGAGCTCAACACGCTGGACAAGGTGGTGCACTTCTACGACGACAAAGTCCAGAGCACTTACTACCTGACCCGACCGGAATCACACTTCACCCTGGTGGTCATCTTCGACGGCAGGAAGTCCGAGAAGGACTCGCACATCACCGCCTTCCTGCAGGAGATCTCTGGCTCGCTGAGGAACTCCAAACCATTCAGCACCCTCAAACCTGGCTCCAAGGGTTGA